From a single Rosa rugosa chromosome 7, drRosRugo1.1, whole genome shotgun sequence genomic region:
- the LOC133719867 gene encoding probable disease resistance protein At4g27220: MEFYQYVFETMRMIIVISAVMVQWFEFGVIACLKWIWKNWFIIVVIVTWNVIASLGWIWKSRFSYTVETPEQISEGNQELVDVVETPDPISEDHQEPVDVDASASSAESPAPTWKHDVFLSFRGKDTRKSITFSLHKRLQKRRIKTFMDDRDLERGDVISDALLTAIKKSRFAIVVLSQNYASSAWCLEELRHICECMKGDDKRILPLFYNVDPTDVRRQKSSFGDALTMHENSRRHGEKVKQWRDAVTKVANFSGWHSETFNNDEELLVKIVEEVCNKLRPTEPVLKVSLGDFEEFAATKEAIDKVMEALKDGEATTIGVYGMGGVGKTTMVKHVGVQAEEKKLFNKVIMAVVSQKPDLKKIQQEFAETLGFELKEKTEIVRARELKEKIMRETGILIILDDIWQRIKFSDIGIPSHNELQTRNSKVLMTTRRLKVCKMMGTHAKIPLNTLSEEDSWRLFVREAGMSSDKSSNFYDVAHEVARECAGLPIALIAVARALRDEGLNRWEEAAGRLKASQPPIREDEKAVFKCIKLSYDFLKDDELKSCFLLCCLFPEDYDIPIEYLVMYGIGKGMFRDLTMLQARESTYSVVQDLEDSSLLLGGRDDGCVRMHDVIRDMAILMTSLSEDGQRFLVKVGCELTNWPEIDAHKGYSAISLMKNKICELPEKLVCPNLQILSLRQNASLNDIPKSFFQSQNELRVLDLSNTRISLLPQSIVFLTNLQALYLDYCRNIMDTSVIGKLNKLEILSMRGTALKKLSREIEQLTNLRMLDISAAALSLGGSICTIPSKVISKLHKLEELYMQYGFWDWGSKIDGKGEETNIGFDELAGLSYLRILKVCILDANCIPKSVKVEPKWVYFDISICSGKSGQGIYNILRSGNNYRSLSLDSTDTTMGTLPDWFVNAVVKKTERLSYKECTGLSNILVEYDRGRLHGLKVLSVIDCENLKELMNAITCVPDMRMPVFENMEELHLKELNDLEELCVGELPPGSLCSLKLLKVHQCRNLEKVLLPSNLLQKLPNLEILNCEESKVDHVFECKGFEPDQTKLREMELRDLDLIRSICNGPAPRRMFQALKQLVIHNCNFQGSLFTFDVAQCLFQLESLVVSECPVLERVIEAKRKTLNNNKTVLPKLKNLCLQYLPMLYKGSATVDFVCPSLETLHLRDCPHLSFPPSSASDYFHSRNPVNEDWSLFLRFKVKASVFPRRNMKKANLSERSRPRSRGREHMKKANLSDRARPL; this comes from the exons ATGGAGTTCTATCAGTATGTCTTTGAG ACGATGAGGATGATTATTGTGATTAGTGCGGTAATGGTGCAATGGTTCGAATTCGGTGTCATAGCCTGCCTTAAGTGGATATGGAAGAATTGGTTCATTATTGTGGTGATTGTGACATGGAACGTAATAGCCAGTCTTGGGTGGATATGGAAGAGTAGGTTCAGTTACACGGTTGAAACCCCAGAGCAGATATCAGAGGGTAATCAGGAACTGGTTGACGTCGTTGAAACCCCAGATCCAATATCAGAGGATCATCAAGAACCGGTTGACGTCGACGCCTCTGCATCATCAGCTGAATCACCAGCTCCTACGTGGAAGCATGATGTGTTTTTGAGCTTCAGGGGTAAAGATACTCGTAAGAGCATCACATTCTCTTTACACAAACGACTGCAAAAAAGGAGAATCAAAACATTCATGGATGACCGAGATCTTGAACGAGGGGATGTTATTTCTGACGCTCTGCTAACGGCAATTAAAAAATCAAGGTTTGCAATTGTTGTTCTCTCTCAAAACTATGCCTCTTCCGCTTGGTGTTTGGAGGAACTGAGACACATTTGTGAATGCATGAAAGGAGACGACAAAAGAATTCTACCACTTTTTTATAATGTGGATCCTACTGATGTAAGACGTCAGAAGAGCAGTTTCGGAGATGCTTTAACTATGCATGAAAATTCTAGGCGACACGGAGAGAAGGTGAAGCAGTGGAGAGATGCTGTAACAAAGGTGGCAAATTTCTCCGGGTGGCATTCAGAGACATTTAA CAATGACGAAGAACTTTTGGTTAAAATTGTGGAAGAGGTGTGCAATAAATTACGACCGACTGAACCTGTGTTAAAAGTGTCCCTCGGAGATTTTGAAGAATTTGCAGCAACAAAAGAAGCCATTGATAAGGTCATGGAGGCGCTAAAAGATGGTGAGGCCACTACCATTGGAGTCTACGGCATGGGGGGCGTTGGAAAGACAACAATGGTGAAACATGTAGGTGTACAAGCCGAAGAAAAAAAGCTTTTTAATAAAGTGATTATGGCTGTCGTATCCCAAAAACCCGACTTGAAGAAAATTCAACAGGAATTTGCAGAAACGCTGGGCTTTGAACTCAAGGAGAAGACGGAAATTGTAAGAGCCCGTGAATTGAAGGAGAAAATAATGAGAGAAACCGGGATCCTCATAATCTTGGATGACATTTGGCAGAGAATAAAGTTTTCAGACATTGGAATTCCGAGCCACAACGAACTTCAAACACGCAATTCCAAAGTCCTAATGACCACCAGAAGATTGAAAGTTTGTAAGATGATGGGGACCCATGCAAAAATTCCTCTCAATACCTTATCAGAAGAAGATTCTTGGCGCTTATTTGTGAGGGAAGCGGGGATGTCTTCTGACAAATCTTCCAATTTCTATGATGTAGCACATGAGGTGGCAAGAGAATGTGCCGGTCTACCAATTGCTTTGATAGCAGTTGCGAGGGCCCTTCGAGATGAAGGTTTGAACAGATGGGAAGAAGCTGCAGGACGACTAAAAGCGTCTCAACCTCCCATCCGTGAAGATGAGAAAGCTGTGTTCAAATGCATAAAGTTAAGCTATGATTTCTTGAAGGATGATGAATTGAAATCATGCTTCTTGCTTTGCTGCTTGTTCCCAGAAGATTATGATATCCCAATTGAATACTTGGTCATGTATGGAATTGGGAAAGGAATGTTTCGAGATTTAACCATGCTACAAGCCCGAGAGTCAACATATTCAGTGGTGCAGGACCTTGAAGATTCTAGCTTGCTTTTAGGCGGTAGAGATGACGGATGTGTAAGGATGCATGATGTCATTCGGGATATGGCAATATTAATGACATCATTATCTGAAGACGGCCAGCGGTTCTTGGTGAAAGTTGGCTGTGAATTGACGAATTGGCCAGAGATTGATGCACATAAAGGCTACTCTGCAATCTCACTAATGAAGAACAAAATTTGCGAGCTACCAGAAAAGTTGGTATGTCCAAATCTCCAGATTTTATCACTACGACAGAATGCTTCTTTAAATGATATCCCAAAATCTTTTTTCCAAAGTCAGAATGAATTAAGAGTCTTGGATCTTAGCAACACTCGTATTTCATTACTACCCCAATCAATCGTTTTCCTAACCAACCTTCAAGCTTTGTATTTAGATTATTGCAGAAACATAATGGACACTTCTGTAATCGGAAAACTTAACAAGCTTGAGATTCTTAGTATGAGAGGAACTGCTCTGAAAAAATTGTCAAGAGAAATAGAACAACTGACCAATCTAAGGATGCTCGATATAAGTGCTGCAGCTTTATCCTTGGGAGGAAGTATTTGCACAATTCCATCTAAAGTGATATCAAAGTTGCATAAATTAGAAGAGCTGTACATGCAATATGGATTTTGGGACTGGGGGAGTAAAATTGATGGAAAAGGAGAAGAAACTAATATTGGCTTTGATGAATTAGCTGGTTTATCATATTTAAGAATTTTGAAAGTTTGCATATTAGATGCAAATTGCATCCCTAAAAGTGTTAAGGTCGAACCGAAGTGGGTTTACTTTGATATTAGTATTTGCAGCGGCAAGAGTGGACAGGGAATCTATAACATCCTTCGATCTGGTAATAATTATAGATCCTTGAGTCTTGATAGTACTGACACAACCATGGGAACCCTTCCGGACTGGTTTGTCAACGCTGTGGTAAAGAAAACTGAGAGGCTGAGTTATAAAGAATGCACAGGGTTGAGTAACATTCTTGTGGAATATGACCGTGGGAGGTTGCATGGACTGAAAGTTCTCTCTGTAATTGACTGTGAGAACTTGAAAGAATTGATGAATGCAATAACATGTGTTCCAGATATGCGTATGCCTGTGTTTGAGAACATGGAAGAGTTGCATCTGAAAGAGCTGAATGACCTGGAGGAGTTATGTGTTGGTGAGTTACCACCTGGATCTCTCTGCAGTCTGAAATTATTGAAGGTCCATCAGTGTCGTAACTTGGAGAAAGTACTGTTGCCATCAAATTTGTTGCAGAAACTACCAAATTTGGAAATACTAAACTGTGAGGAAAGTAAAGTGGATCATGTGTTTGAATGTAAAGGATTTGAGCCAGATCAAACAAAACTGAGAGAGATGGAGTTGCGAGATCTAGATTTAATAAGAAGCATATGTAATGGTCCTGCTCCACGCCGAATGTTCCAGGCTCTAAAGCAATTGGTAATTCACAATTGCAACTTCCAAGGAAGTCTCTTCACATTTGATGTAGCTCAGTGTCTTTTTCAATTGGAAAGCCTTGTTGTATCCGAATGCCCTGTCTTGGAAAGAGTAATCGAAGCAAAGAGGAAAACATTGAACAACAACAAGACCGTTCTTCCAAAATTGAAGAACTTATGTTTGCAATATCTTCCAATGTTGTACAAGGGAAGTGCTACTGTTGATTTTGTGTGTCCTTCATTGGAAACCTTGCATCTGAGGGACTGCCCCCACTTGTCATTTCCACCCTCCTCTGCTTCTGACTACTTCCACAGCAGGAACCCAGTCAATGAAGATTGGAGTCTGTTTCTCCGATTTAA AGTAAAGGCTTCAGTATTTCCAAGAAGAAACAtgaagaaagcaaatctgagtGAGAGGTCGCGGCCTCGCTCCAGAGGGAGAGAACACAtgaagaaagcaaatctgagtGATAGGGCGCGGCCTCTCTGA